The Planococcus liqunii genome includes a region encoding these proteins:
- a CDS encoding NYN domain-containing protein → MDILLVDGYNIIGDWSELKELKKEKLADARDRLVEQMAEYQSYKGWRVIIVFDAHLVPGIEAKNKRHDIEVIYTKESETADERIEKLATSLSNRRDQIHVATSDMTEQRVIFGKGALRISARELKIEMDEIQQNISKKVKEIQEQRAFSKISLSDEVTEVFEKWRRGQK, encoded by the coding sequence ATGGACATTCTACTGGTTGATGGATATAACATCATTGGAGACTGGTCAGAACTGAAGGAATTGAAAAAAGAAAAGCTCGCCGATGCCCGAGACCGGCTCGTTGAGCAAATGGCCGAGTACCAGAGCTATAAAGGGTGGCGCGTCATCATTGTGTTTGACGCCCATCTGGTTCCTGGTATAGAAGCGAAAAACAAGCGGCACGATATCGAAGTGATTTACACGAAAGAAAGCGAAACGGCAGATGAGCGGATTGAAAAGCTGGCTACAAGCTTGAGCAACCGCCGAGACCAGATTCATGTGGCGACGTCCGATATGACGGAACAGCGTGTGATATTCGGCAAAGGGGCCTTGCGGATTTCTGCCAGGGAATTAAAAATTGAGATGGATGAAATACAACAGAATATTTCAAAAAAAGTGAAAGAAATCCAGGAGCAGCGGGCATTTTCCAAGATTTCACTTTCGGATGAAGTGACAGAAGTTTTTGAAAAATGGAGACGTGGACAGAAATGA
- the sigH gene encoding RNA polymerase sporulation sigma factor SigH has translation MTLNFCFLYTVDIEARATGGIAVVNHEQVQAQRFTEMTDEELVSLVHSGNTEALDFLITKFRHFVRMKARSYFLIGADKEDIIQEGMIGLYKAIRDFKSDKLSSFRAFAELCIIRQIITAIKTATRQKHIPLNSYVSLDKPIYDEESDRTLMDVLTGNGADDPEEMMINNEEFLYMEAKMGEVLSDLEREVLALYLDGQSYQEISEKLERHVKSIDNALQRVKRKLERHLQFDETRMS, from the coding sequence TTGACGCTCAATTTTTGCTTCCTGTATACTGTTGATATCGAGGCTCGCGCAACCGGAGGGATAGCCGTGGTAAATCATGAGCAAGTTCAAGCCCAGCGATTCACAGAAATGACAGATGAAGAACTTGTTAGTTTAGTCCACAGCGGAAACACTGAAGCCCTGGATTTTTTAATCACGAAGTTTCGGCATTTCGTCCGCATGAAGGCCCGCTCCTATTTTCTGATCGGTGCTGACAAAGAAGACATTATCCAAGAAGGCATGATCGGTTTATACAAAGCGATCCGGGATTTTAAAAGCGACAAATTGTCTTCGTTCCGGGCATTTGCTGAATTGTGCATTATCCGCCAAATCATCACCGCGATTAAAACCGCTACCCGCCAAAAGCATATTCCGCTAAATTCCTATGTTTCTCTCGACAAGCCGATTTATGACGAGGAATCGGACCGGACGCTCATGGACGTATTGACCGGAAACGGTGCTGATGATCCAGAAGAGATGATGATCAACAATGAGGAATTTCTTTATATGGAAGCGAAGATGGGAGAAGTGCTGAGCGATTTGGAACGCGAAGTCCTGGCCCTTTATTTGGATGGCCAATCGTATCAGGAAATCTCCGAGAAGCTCGAACGCCATGTGAAATCAATCGACAACGCCCTTCAGCGGGTCAAGCGAAAGCTGGAGCGGCACCTTCAATTCGATGAGACGCGCATGTCGTAA
- the rpmG gene encoding 50S ribosomal protein L33, with protein sequence MAKKIVLSCSKCASRNYTVPAKPEPGTRLELKKFCAHCNGHTVHKQTL encoded by the coding sequence ATGGCTAAAAAAATCGTCTTAAGCTGCTCGAAATGTGCATCCCGCAATTATACGGTTCCAGCAAAACCGGAACCAGGCACACGTTTGGAACTTAAAAAATTCTGTGCTCATTGCAATGGGCATACCGTGCATAAACAAACGTTATGA
- the secE gene encoding preprotein translocase subunit SecE, with the protein MGNIGSFFKNVVSEMRKVSWPKRKELTRYTIVVLSTVIFMALFFALVDTVISELFRWFLAL; encoded by the coding sequence ATGGGCAACATTGGCAGTTTCTTCAAGAATGTCGTTTCGGAAATGAGAAAAGTAAGCTGGCCTAAACGGAAAGAATTGACCCGTTATACAATCGTCGTTCTTTCAACTGTAATCTTTATGGCTCTTTTCTTTGCATTGGTTGATACAGTGATTTCAGAATTGTTCCGATGGTTCTTAGCACTTTAA
- the nusG gene encoding transcription termination/antitermination protein NusG, with amino-acid sequence MEKNWYVVHTYSGYENKVKANLEKRVETMGMEDLIFRVIIPEEQETDFKDGKKRTVMRKTFPGYVLVELIMTDESWYVVRNTPGVTGFIGSSGGGAKPTPLLDEEVEFILKQMGMTSRKVEINFAISDTVEVMEGPFANFQGKVEEIDDTKGKVKVSIDIFGRETKMELDFDQVQKV; translated from the coding sequence ATGGAGAAAAATTGGTATGTAGTCCATACGTATTCCGGTTACGAGAACAAAGTAAAAGCGAACTTGGAAAAACGTGTAGAGACAATGGGCATGGAAGACCTGATCTTCCGCGTTATCATTCCGGAAGAACAGGAAACAGATTTTAAAGATGGCAAAAAACGCACAGTCATGCGCAAGACCTTCCCAGGATACGTTTTGGTGGAGTTAATCATGACAGATGAGTCTTGGTATGTGGTCAGAAACACTCCAGGGGTAACCGGCTTTATCGGTTCATCAGGCGGTGGAGCAAAACCGACGCCTCTATTGGATGAAGAAGTGGAGTTCATCTTGAAACAGATGGGCATGACTTCACGCAAAGTGGAAATCAACTTTGCTATCAGCGATACCGTAGAAGTAATGGAAGGGCCATTTGCGAACTTCCAAGGGAAAGTCGAAGAAATCGACGACACCAAAGGCAAAGTCAAAGTCTCGATTGATATTTTCGGACGCGAGACGAAAATGGAGCTTGATTTCGATCAAGTACAAAAAGTATAA
- the rplK gene encoding 50S ribosomal protein L11 encodes MAKKVIKVVKLQIPAAKANPAPPVGPALGQAGVNIMGFCKEFNARTADQAGLIIPVEISVFEDRSFTFITKTPPAAVLLKVAAGIESGSGEPNRNKVATVKRDKVREIAETKMPDLNAASVEAAMLMVEGTARSMGITIED; translated from the coding sequence GTGGCTAAAAAAGTGATTAAAGTTGTAAAATTGCAGATCCCTGCAGCAAAAGCTAATCCAGCGCCACCAGTTGGTCCAGCATTGGGTCAAGCAGGTGTTAACATCATGGGCTTCTGTAAAGAGTTCAACGCGCGTACGGCAGATCAAGCAGGACTGATCATTCCAGTTGAGATTTCGGTATTTGAAGACCGTTCATTTACTTTCATTACGAAAACTCCACCCGCAGCTGTACTACTTAAAGTAGCAGCCGGTATTGAATCAGGTTCAGGCGAACCGAACCGCAATAAAGTAGCGACTGTGAAACGCGACAAAGTTCGCGAAATCGCAGAAACTAAAATGCCAGATCTAAATGCTGCTTCAGTTGAAGCTGCAATGTTGATGGTTGAAGGTACTGCTCGCAGCATGGGCATTACAATCGAAGACTAA
- the rplA gene encoding 50S ribosomal protein L1: MAKTGKKLQEAAKLIDRSKLYEAKEAIELAKKASTVNFDATVEVAFRLGIDTRKNDQQIRGAVVLPNGTGKTQSVLVFAKGDKLKEAEAAGADFVGDAEYIQKIQQGWFDFDVIVATPDMMGEVGKLGRVLGPKGLMPNPKTGTVTFDVTKAVQEIKAGKVEYRADKTGIIHAPIGKVSFDDSKLAENLEAIYDVVLKAKPSSAKGTYIKSLNVTTTMGPAVKVDSGTVGK; the protein is encoded by the coding sequence ATGGCTAAAACAGGCAAAAAGCTGCAAGAAGCAGCAAAATTGATCGACCGTTCAAAATTATACGAAGCTAAAGAAGCGATCGAACTTGCTAAAAAAGCAAGCACAGTGAACTTTGATGCAACAGTAGAGGTAGCTTTCCGTCTTGGAATCGATACGCGCAAGAACGACCAGCAGATCCGTGGAGCAGTAGTGCTTCCAAACGGTACTGGTAAAACTCAAAGCGTATTGGTTTTCGCAAAAGGCGACAAACTTAAAGAAGCTGAAGCTGCAGGCGCTGACTTTGTTGGCGATGCTGAATATATCCAAAAAATCCAACAAGGATGGTTTGACTTCGACGTGATCGTAGCAACTCCTGACATGATGGGTGAAGTTGGTAAACTTGGACGCGTTTTAGGGCCAAAAGGCTTAATGCCAAACCCTAAAACAGGCACAGTTACATTTGATGTAACGAAAGCTGTTCAGGAAATCAAAGCTGGTAAAGTGGAATACCGTGCAGACAAAACAGGTATCATCCATGCACCAATCGGAAAAGTTTCTTTCGATGACAGCAAACTTGCTGAAAACTTAGAAGCGATCTACGATGTAGTCCTTAAAGCGAAGCCATCTTCTGCTAAAGGAACTTACATCAAATCTCTTAACGTAACTACTACTATGGGACCTGCTGTTAAAGTGGATTCTGGCACTGTAGGAAAATAA
- the rplJ gene encoding 50S ribosomal protein L10 → MTKAVETKKVVVQTIADKFGAAASVVVVDYRGLNVAQLTELRKQLREAGIEFKVYKNSMTRRATEMHGLEAINEHLTGPNAIAFSNEDVVAPARIINDFAKKNEALEIKAGIIEGNVSSAEDVKALAELPSREGLLSMLLSVLQAPVRNFAAITKAVADSKEEQGA, encoded by the coding sequence ATGACCAAAGCAGTTGAAACGAAAAAAGTAGTTGTGCAAACAATCGCTGACAAATTCGGTGCTGCAGCTTCTGTTGTAGTTGTCGATTACCGTGGTTTGAACGTTGCTCAATTAACAGAACTTCGTAAACAGCTTCGTGAAGCAGGAATTGAGTTTAAAGTTTACAAAAACTCAATGACTCGCCGTGCTACAGAAATGCACGGACTAGAAGCAATCAACGAACACTTGACAGGACCAAACGCGATTGCATTTTCAAATGAAGATGTAGTAGCACCAGCGAGAATCATCAACGATTTCGCTAAAAAGAACGAAGCGCTTGAAATTAAAGCGGGTATCATCGAAGGTAATGTATCATCTGCTGAAGATGTGAAAGCATTGGCAGAACTTCCATCACGCGAAGGCCTACTTTCTATGCTACTCAGCGTACTACAAGCACCAGTCCGCAACTTCGCTGCGATTACAAAAGCAGTTGCAGACAGCAAAGAAGAACAAGGCGCTTAA
- the rplL gene encoding 50S ribosomal protein L7/L12, producing the protein MTQEQILDAIKEMTVLQLNDLVKAIEDEFGVTAAAPVAAAAAGGAAEEEQTEFDVILASAGDQKIKVIKAVREVTGLGLKEAKALVDEAPKAIKEGATKEEAEEIKGKLEEVGASVEVK; encoded by the coding sequence ATGACACAAGAACAAATCTTAGACGCAATCAAAGAAATGACAGTTCTTCAACTTAACGACCTAGTAAAAGCAATCGAAGACGAGTTCGGCGTAACTGCTGCTGCTCCAGTTGCTGCAGCTGCTGCTGGCGGTGCTGCTGAAGAAGAGCAAACTGAATTTGACGTAATCCTAGCTTCTGCTGGCGATCAAAAAATCAAAGTTATCAAAGCAGTTCGCGAAGTTACTGGCCTAGGCTTGAAAGAAGCTAAAGCACTAGTTGACGAAGCTCCTAAAGCAATCAAAGAAGGCGCTACTAAAGAAGAAGCCGAAGAAATCAAAGGCAAACTTGAAGAAGTTGGCGCTTCAGTAGAAGTTAAGTAA
- a CDS encoding class I SAM-dependent methyltransferase, translating into MSQHYYSKNPQTKSKPQEWAYTLRGEKFHFQTDTGVFSKSDVDFGSRLLIETFEDAEQDGPILDVGCGYGPIGMAIAKSFPQKEVHMVDVNARAVELAKKNAEKNGIQNVRIYESDGLASVESEGFSAILTNPPIRAGKETIFRFYEEAHEKLQSGGSLWVVIQKKQGAPSTQEKLEGLFGNCRTVDKKKGYFIFEARKV; encoded by the coding sequence ATGTCACAGCATTATTATTCCAAAAATCCTCAAACAAAAAGCAAACCTCAAGAATGGGCATATACGTTGCGGGGCGAGAAATTCCACTTCCAGACAGACACGGGTGTATTCAGCAAAAGCGATGTCGATTTCGGATCGCGTTTATTGATTGAGACTTTTGAAGATGCGGAGCAAGACGGCCCGATTCTGGATGTCGGCTGTGGGTATGGACCGATCGGAATGGCCATCGCAAAATCATTTCCTCAAAAAGAAGTGCATATGGTAGATGTGAACGCACGGGCGGTCGAATTGGCGAAAAAAAATGCCGAAAAAAACGGCATTCAAAACGTCCGGATTTATGAAAGTGACGGCTTGGCTTCGGTCGAATCGGAAGGGTTTTCTGCCATTTTGACCAACCCCCCGATTCGGGCGGGGAAAGAAACGATTTTTCGTTTTTATGAAGAAGCACATGAAAAATTGCAGAGTGGTGGTTCGCTGTGGGTAGTTATACAGAAAAAGCAGGGAGCTCCATCAACTCAGGAGAAATTAGAGGGGCTTTTCGGGAATTGTCGCACGGTTGACAAAAAGAAAGGTTACTTTATTTTTGAGGCAAGAAAAGTTTGA
- the rpoB gene encoding DNA-directed RNA polymerase subunit beta, translated as MVGQLVQYGQHRQRRSFSRIKEVLELPNLIEIQSASYEWFLEEGLREMFRDISPIEDFTGNLSLEFVDYSLAEPKYPVSESKERDVTYAAPLRVKVRLHNKETDEVKEQDVFMGDFPLMTETGTFVINGAERVIVSQLVRSPSVYFHDKTDKNGKKGFGATVIPNRGAWLEYETDAKDVVYVRIDRTRKLPVTVLLRALGFGSDQEIIDLLGDNEYLQNTLEKDNTESTEKALLEIYERLRPGEPPTVESAKSLLYSRFFDPKRYDLANVGRYKMNKKLHIKNRLFNQTIAETLVDPETGEILVEAGTVIDRRVLDRLIPYLESGVNFHTVSQTGGVLEGDVTLQSVKIYAPNDENQKEINVISNAYIEDKIKHVTQADIISSISYFFNLLYGVGNTDDIDHLGNRRLRSVGELLQNQFRIGLSRMERVVRERMSINDTQAIVPQQLINIRPVIASIKEFFGSSQLSQFMDQTNPLGELTHKRRLSALGPGGLTRERAGFEVRDVHYSHYGRMCPIETPEGPNIGLINTLSTFAKVNKFGFIETPYRRVDPETGIVTPQIDYLTADEEDNYVVAQANSRLSDDGSFVEEEVVARFRGENTLIKRDRIDYMDVSPKQVVSVATACIPFLENDDSNRALMGANMQRQAVPLLNPEAPFVGTGMEHLAARDSGAAVIAKYDGIVESVEAREIKVRRIEEVDGREVKGDLTSYKLQKFVRSNQGTSYNQRPIVKVGDRVSPRDILADGPSMERGEMALGRNVLVAFMTWDGFNYEDAIIMSERLVKDDVYTSVHIEEYESDSRDTKLGPEEITRDIPNVGEDALRNLDDRGIIRVGAEVKDGDILVGKVTPKGVTELTAEERLLHAIFGEKAREVRDTSLRVPHGAGGIVLDVKIFNREDGDELPPGVNQLVRAYIVQKRKIQVGDKMAGRHGNKGVISRILPEEDMPFMPDGTPVDIMLNPLGVPSRMNIGQVLELHLGMASRSLGIHMASSVFDGANEEDVWETMEEAGMPRDGKTVLYDGRSGEAFDNRVSVGIMYMIKLAHMVDDKLHARSTGPYSLVTQQPLGGKAQFGGQRFGEMEVWALEAYGAAHTLQEILTVKSDDVVGRVKTYEAIVKGESVPEPSVPESFKVLIKELQSLGMDVKMLTIDDEEIELRDLDEEEDLQPADSLNILPIADTEAPVGTVD; from the coding sequence TTGGTAGGTCAACTAGTTCAGTACGGGCAACATCGTCAACGTAGAAGTTTTTCGAGAATTAAAGAAGTGCTCGAACTTCCTAACCTGATTGAGATCCAATCAGCGTCTTATGAGTGGTTCCTCGAAGAAGGATTGCGCGAAATGTTCCGAGACATCTCACCGATTGAAGATTTCACTGGAAATCTATCGCTTGAGTTCGTTGATTACAGTCTCGCAGAACCAAAGTATCCAGTCTCTGAATCGAAAGAACGGGACGTTACTTACGCAGCGCCACTTCGCGTGAAAGTGCGTCTACACAACAAAGAAACAGACGAAGTGAAGGAACAGGACGTCTTTATGGGTGATTTCCCATTAATGACTGAAACCGGAACTTTCGTGATCAATGGCGCTGAACGCGTTATCGTTTCTCAATTAGTGCGTTCACCAAGTGTTTACTTCCACGACAAAACCGACAAGAATGGTAAAAAAGGCTTTGGAGCGACGGTTATTCCAAACCGTGGTGCTTGGCTTGAATATGAAACCGATGCAAAAGATGTCGTGTATGTCCGAATCGACCGCACACGTAAATTGCCGGTAACTGTTCTTTTGAGAGCGCTTGGTTTCGGCTCCGACCAGGAAATCATCGATTTGCTTGGCGACAACGAATACCTGCAAAATACGCTTGAAAAAGATAATACGGAAAGCACGGAAAAAGCGTTGCTTGAAATTTATGAGCGCTTGCGTCCGGGCGAACCGCCAACAGTGGAAAGCGCGAAAAGCTTGCTTTACTCACGCTTTTTCGACCCAAAACGCTATGATTTAGCAAATGTGGGCCGCTACAAAATGAACAAAAAGCTGCACATCAAAAACCGCCTTTTCAATCAGACGATTGCGGAAACATTGGTGGATCCGGAAACGGGTGAAATTTTGGTTGAAGCAGGCACAGTTATTGACCGACGTGTCTTGGACCGTTTGATTCCTTACCTGGAAAGCGGCGTTAACTTCCATACCGTTTCTCAAACAGGCGGCGTTCTTGAAGGCGATGTTACATTGCAGTCAGTGAAGATCTACGCGCCGAATGATGAAAACCAAAAAGAAATCAATGTCATCAGCAATGCTTACATCGAAGACAAGATCAAACATGTAACGCAGGCTGATATCATTTCATCTATCAGTTACTTCTTTAACCTTCTTTACGGAGTTGGAAACACAGATGACATCGATCACCTGGGTAACCGTCGTCTTCGTTCAGTTGGGGAATTGCTGCAAAACCAATTCCGCATCGGTTTGTCCCGTATGGAACGTGTTGTGCGTGAGCGGATGTCAATTAATGACACACAGGCAATCGTGCCGCAGCAATTGATCAATATCCGTCCGGTTATTGCATCTATTAAAGAATTCTTCGGTAGTTCTCAGCTTTCCCAGTTTATGGACCAAACAAACCCGTTGGGCGAATTAACACACAAACGCCGTCTATCAGCGCTTGGACCTGGTGGTTTAACGCGTGAACGTGCCGGCTTTGAAGTGCGCGACGTTCATTACTCGCATTATGGCCGTATGTGTCCGATTGAAACACCTGAGGGTCCGAACATCGGGTTGATCAACACGCTTTCCACTTTCGCGAAAGTGAACAAATTCGGTTTCATTGAAACCCCTTATCGCCGGGTTGACCCGGAAACGGGAATCGTAACACCGCAAATCGACTACTTGACAGCTGACGAAGAAGATAATTACGTAGTAGCTCAGGCCAACTCGCGCTTATCGGATGATGGGTCGTTCGTAGAAGAAGAAGTAGTGGCACGTTTCCGTGGGGAAAACACATTGATCAAACGCGACCGCATTGATTATATGGACGTTTCTCCGAAGCAAGTCGTTTCAGTGGCGACAGCGTGTATCCCGTTCCTTGAAAACGATGACTCCAACCGGGCATTGATGGGAGCGAACATGCAGCGCCAGGCGGTTCCATTGTTAAATCCGGAAGCGCCTTTTGTGGGGACTGGGATGGAGCATTTGGCCGCACGTGATTCAGGAGCAGCAGTCATTGCAAAATATGACGGCATTGTTGAATCGGTTGAAGCGAGAGAAATCAAAGTACGCCGTATTGAAGAAGTGGATGGCCGGGAAGTAAAAGGCGATCTTACATCTTATAAATTACAGAAGTTTGTCCGCTCCAACCAAGGAACGAGCTATAACCAGCGTCCGATTGTAAAAGTCGGCGACCGGGTATCACCACGTGATATTTTAGCAGATGGACCTTCGATGGAACGCGGAGAAATGGCACTTGGCCGCAACGTATTAGTAGCATTCATGACTTGGGACGGCTTCAACTATGAAGATGCGATCATCATGAGTGAGCGTTTGGTGAAAGACGATGTGTATACATCTGTCCATATTGAAGAATATGAATCAGATTCGCGCGATACGAAACTTGGGCCGGAAGAAATCACACGCGACATCCCGAATGTCGGTGAAGATGCGCTTCGCAACCTTGACGACCGCGGAATCATCCGTGTCGGCGCAGAAGTGAAAGATGGCGACATCCTTGTTGGGAAGGTCACTCCAAAAGGGGTTACCGAACTTACAGCGGAAGAACGTCTCTTGCATGCGATTTTCGGTGAAAAAGCACGTGAAGTGCGCGATACGTCTCTACGAGTGCCACACGGCGCCGGCGGAATCGTCCTTGATGTGAAAATTTTCAACCGCGAAGACGGCGATGAATTGCCACCGGGTGTAAACCAATTGGTGCGCGCATACATCGTTCAAAAACGTAAAATCCAAGTCGGGGATAAAATGGCCGGACGTCACGGGAACAAAGGTGTAATCTCACGCATCCTTCCAGAAGAAGATATGCCGTTTATGCCGGACGGAACTCCTGTTGACATCATGCTTAACCCGCTTGGCGTACCATCACGGATGAACATCGGACAAGTACTTGAGCTTCACTTAGGTATGGCATCCCGTTCACTTGGAATTCATATGGCATCTTCAGTATTTGATGGAGCCAATGAAGAAGACGTGTGGGAAACAATGGAAGAAGCAGGCATGCCGCGCGACGGAAAAACCGTTCTTTATGATGGCCGTTCAGGGGAAGCATTTGATAACCGTGTATCTGTAGGAATCATGTACATGATCAAACTTGCACACATGGTCGATGACAAATTGCACGCCCGTTCTACTGGTCCTTATTCATTAGTTACGCAACAGCCTCTTGGCGGTAAAGCGCAATTCGGTGGACAGCGTTTTGGTGAGATGGAAGTTTGGGCTCTTGAAGCATATGGAGCTGCCCATACCCTCCAAGAAATCTTAACGGTGAAGTCGGATGATGTTGTAGGACGTGTGAAAACTTATGAAGCAATTGTTAAAGGTGAGAGTGTTCCAGAGCCAAGCGTTCCGGAATCATTCAAAGTTTTGATCAAGGAACTTCAAAGTTTAGGTATGGATGTTAAAATGTTGACGATTGACGACGAAGAAATTGAATTGCGCGATTTGGATGAAGAAGAAGACCTTCAGCCTGCGGATTCATTGAATATCCTGCCAATTGCAGATACCGAAGCACCTGTTGGAACAGTTGATTGA